The following proteins come from a genomic window of Rhodoligotrophos sp. CJ14:
- a CDS encoding potassium transporter Kup gives MSDPSTGASRVPALTLAAIGIIFGDIGTSPIYALRIVFSKMSGLPYTEDAVLGVLSVMIWSLIILVTITYVTLMLRADNDGEGGVLALSSLLMRRARTPEISRFILPLALVGAGLFYGDGIITPAISVLSAVEGIEIIAPDLSHFVVPIAIVILLALFAFQHKGTGRVGRLFGPVMCLWFATLAILGLAQIIQLPSIIRAISPHYAIELFLNYPLPAFLALGGIVLAVTGVEALYADMGHFGRTPIRLAWYGVVGPALLLNYLGQGALVLRDPSALSHPFFSLVPEWTLPALVLLATLATIIASQALISGLFSITRQAVQLDLFPRLEIRHTSAHEQGQVYLPAVNWVLMVAVIAVVVGFESSDNLATAYGIAVVSAMSVSALLLLLVANYIWYWHPVLIVGFFSVLFLIDLTFLAANSTKMLDGGWFPIAIALLAITLMTTWRAGRQALTRRITRESLPLADFVRGLKTSRVIRVPGTAVFLSRRSDVTPSALLHNMKHNKVLHERAIVLTVATEAVPVVPEHQLIEHEALGQGMHRVVLHNGFMQTPNIPRALGSCTNLGTSVSMMDTSFFVSRENIMPSSHPELSRWRQKLFIALSNVASDATQFYHVPRNRVVELGRQIEF, from the coding sequence ATGAGTGACCCCTCGACCGGCGCGAGCCGCGTCCCAGCTCTCACGCTCGCCGCCATCGGCATCATCTTCGGCGATATCGGCACGAGCCCGATCTACGCGCTGCGCATTGTCTTCTCCAAAATGAGCGGCCTGCCCTATACCGAGGACGCCGTGCTCGGCGTCCTATCCGTCATGATCTGGTCGCTCATCATCCTGGTGACCATCACTTACGTGACCCTGATGTTGCGCGCCGACAATGATGGCGAAGGCGGTGTGCTGGCCTTGAGCTCGCTGCTCATGCGCCGCGCCCGCACCCCAGAGATCAGTCGTTTCATTCTCCCTTTGGCTCTGGTCGGCGCAGGTCTCTTCTATGGCGACGGCATCATCACGCCCGCCATTTCCGTCCTGAGCGCCGTCGAGGGCATTGAGATCATCGCACCCGATCTCAGCCACTTCGTCGTGCCCATAGCGATCGTGATCCTGCTCGCACTCTTTGCTTTTCAGCACAAGGGAACGGGCCGTGTCGGCCGGCTCTTCGGCCCGGTCATGTGCCTGTGGTTTGCAACGCTCGCGATTCTCGGTCTCGCCCAGATCATCCAGCTTCCCTCGATCATCCGCGCGATCAGCCCCCATTACGCGATCGAGCTTTTCCTCAACTATCCCTTGCCGGCATTCTTGGCGCTTGGCGGCATCGTGCTTGCCGTCACCGGTGTCGAGGCGCTCTATGCAGACATGGGCCATTTCGGCCGCACGCCGATCAGGCTCGCCTGGTATGGCGTAGTGGGCCCGGCTTTGCTGCTCAATTATCTCGGGCAAGGCGCCCTGGTACTGCGTGACCCGTCAGCCCTGAGCCACCCCTTCTTCAGCCTGGTCCCCGAATGGACCTTGCCCGCCCTCGTGCTTCTGGCAACCCTCGCCACCATCATCGCCTCGCAAGCCCTGATCTCGGGCCTGTTCTCCATCACCCGGCAGGCGGTGCAGCTTGACCTTTTTCCCCGGCTCGAGATCCGGCACACTTCGGCTCATGAGCAAGGCCAGGTCTATCTCCCCGCGGTGAACTGGGTCTTGATGGTGGCCGTCATTGCCGTGGTCGTAGGGTTTGAATCCTCCGACAATCTCGCGACCGCCTATGGCATTGCCGTTGTCTCCGCCATGTCCGTGAGTGCCCTGCTACTGCTGCTCGTTGCCAACTATATCTGGTACTGGCACCCAGTGCTGATCGTCGGCTTCTTCTCGGTTCTATTCCTCATTGATCTGACCTTCCTCGCCGCCAACAGCACCAAGATGCTAGACGGAGGCTGGTTTCCCATCGCCATCGCGTTGCTCGCGATCACTCTGATGACCACCTGGCGGGCGGGCCGCCAGGCCCTCACCCGGCGCATCACGCGGGAAAGCCTGCCGCTTGCCGATTTCGTGCGTGGCCTAAAGACCAGCCGCGTCATCCGTGTTCCCGGCACGGCGGTTTTCCTCTCCCGCCGCTCCGATGTCACGCCCTCGGCACTCCTGCACAATATGAAGCACAACAAGGTCCTGCATGAGCGCGCCATCGTGCTCACTGTGGCGACCGAAGCGGTCCCCGTCGTGCCCGAGCATCAGCTCATCGAGCACGAGGCGCTTGGTCAAGGCATGCATCGGGTGGTGCTGCACAACGGCTTCATGCAGACGCCCAACATTCCGAGAGCGCTGGGCTCCTGCACCAATCTCGGCACCTCCGTGTCCATGATGGACACGTCCTTCTTCGTCTCCCGCGAGAACATCATGCCCTCCAGCCACCCCGAGCTGTCGCGCTGGCGGCAAAAGCTGTTCATCGCCCTTTCGAACGTGGCAAGTGACGCCACACAGTTCTACCATGTGCCCCGCAACCGCGTCGTCGAGTTGGGACGCCAGATCGAATTCTGA
- a CDS encoding RidA family protein: MSLKRLGVEARLSNAVIHGNTVYLAGQIAEAAAGKSVAEQTEDILNQIDEVLAEAGTDKTKILQVTIWLSKMAYFNEMNAVWDAWVPQGHTPARACVEARLANPKIDVEMMLTAAL, translated from the coding sequence ATGTCATTGAAGCGTCTCGGCGTTGAAGCCCGGCTGTCCAACGCGGTCATTCATGGGAACACCGTTTACCTTGCCGGCCAGATTGCTGAGGCCGCCGCCGGCAAGTCGGTTGCCGAGCAGACTGAGGACATTCTCAATCAGATTGACGAGGTTTTAGCCGAGGCCGGCACCGACAAGACCAAGATCTTGCAGGTGACGATCTGGCTGTCGAAGATGGCCTATTTCAACGAGATGAATGCGGTCTGGGATGCTTGGGTGCCGCAGGGGCACACGCCTGCACGTGCCTGCGTCGAGGCCCGTCTGGCCAATCCCAAGATCGATGTGGAGATGATGCTGACGGCAGCTCTCTAG
- a CDS encoding adenylate/guanylate cyclase domain-containing protein: MTADPPATAHPPSSTGRGKGWLAGRLSLGAVFGLGLGLLMLISVGSVLALSFQAAVENTTQLMRDKVDLVIQAGEERVRSYLDPVEDTGRFLQGMMESGSLPLNDRRRLATMLRAGMAGAPQIYGIVMLYNDLSVVRVGRQSDQVKFETWANQREIAASIEALKDMTSPGWLPPIWAEQFRKTLLVYHLPVTVNARREGTLILVIAASDLSKDISEVAYRGTTPFILYGRDRVLAHPALESGDYNGSTSRPLPTISEVGDPVLAQIWSRERRPLDFLLGADDAGHTVLVDDTDQVFVYRMIDRYGTTPWIVGLHISGIDGGTELARLIHLAIISIALLLFAVCTAFFIGRGMGRPLMTLAGAAEKVRGLDLGQVPPLPRSRFRELDTAATAFNAMVSTLRWFELYIPKTLVHRLLREGDAVTAPETREMTVMFTDIAGFTSRCARLGAADTTRFLDEHFKMLGACIDATEGTIDKYIGDSVMAFWGAPGRQPDHARRAARSALLVKKMITEQNARGEAEPMQVRIGISSGPVLVGNIGAPGRVNYTVVGEVVNLAQRFEQLGKLCAPDEAVGILMTRETAMLLGPEFVMEPLGAHEIRGISAPMEVYKLIGKAEASGLSMAPASLPIPS; this comes from the coding sequence TTGACCGCTGATCCGCCCGCCACGGCTCACCCGCCATCCTCGACTGGCCGAGGCAAGGGCTGGCTGGCAGGGCGCCTGTCGCTGGGCGCCGTATTCGGGCTTGGCCTCGGGCTACTGATGCTCATCTCCGTGGGCTCCGTGCTTGCCTTGAGCTTCCAGGCCGCGGTCGAAAACACCACCCAGCTCATGCGCGATAAGGTGGACCTCGTCATTCAGGCCGGCGAGGAGCGGGTTCGCAGCTATCTCGACCCGGTGGAGGATACCGGCAGGTTTCTGCAGGGGATGATGGAATCGGGCAGCCTCCCGCTCAATGACCGGCGCCGCCTCGCAACGATGCTGCGCGCCGGCATGGCCGGGGCACCGCAGATCTACGGCATCGTGATGCTGTACAATGATCTCAGTGTGGTTCGCGTCGGTCGTCAATCCGATCAGGTGAAGTTCGAGACCTGGGCGAACCAGCGCGAGATCGCCGCGAGCATTGAAGCACTCAAGGACATGACCTCTCCCGGTTGGCTGCCACCAATCTGGGCCGAGCAGTTCCGTAAGACCCTGCTGGTCTATCATCTCCCCGTGACCGTGAACGCCCGGCGCGAAGGCACGCTGATCCTGGTGATTGCCGCCAGCGATCTCTCCAAGGACATTTCCGAGGTCGCCTATCGCGGCACCACGCCGTTTATCCTCTATGGCCGCGACCGGGTGCTGGCCCACCCCGCGCTCGAGAGCGGCGATTATAATGGCTCGACCAGCCGCCCGCTTCCGACCATCAGCGAGGTGGGCGATCCCGTGCTCGCGCAGATTTGGAGCCGCGAGCGTCGTCCTTTGGATTTCCTTCTCGGGGCCGACGATGCCGGCCATACCGTGCTGGTCGATGATACGGACCAGGTCTTCGTCTACCGCATGATCGACCGCTACGGCACGACCCCCTGGATCGTCGGGCTCCACATCTCAGGCATCGATGGCGGCACCGAGCTGGCCCGGCTGATCCATCTCGCGATCATCTCAATCGCCTTGCTCCTCTTTGCGGTCTGCACGGCCTTTTTCATCGGACGCGGCATGGGCCGGCCATTGATGACCCTCGCGGGCGCCGCGGAAAAGGTTCGCGGCCTTGACCTGGGTCAGGTCCCGCCTCTGCCCCGCAGCCGCTTCCGCGAGCTCGATACCGCCGCCACCGCCTTCAATGCGATGGTCTCCACCTTGCGCTGGTTCGAGCTTTATATCCCGAAAACCCTCGTTCACCGGCTGCTGCGGGAGGGGGACGCGGTCACCGCCCCCGAGACTCGCGAGATGACTGTGATGTTCACGGACATCGCGGGCTTCACCAGCCGCTGCGCCCGCCTTGGCGCGGCGGACACCACGCGGTTTCTCGACGAACATTTCAAGATGCTTGGCGCTTGCATCGATGCCACTGAAGGCACGATCGACAAATATATCGGTGACAGCGTGATGGCCTTCTGGGGAGCGCCCGGCCGCCAGCCGGACCATGCCCGGCGCGCCGCGCGCTCTGCCTTGCTGGTCAAGAAAATGATCACCGAGCAGAACGCCCGAGGAGAAGCCGAGCCGATGCAGGTGAGAATTGGCATCAGCTCAGGACCAGTGCTTGTCGGCAATATCGGCGCCCCCGGACGGGTCAATTACACCGTGGTCGGCGAGGTGGTGAACCTGGCCCAGCGATTCGAGCAGCTGGGCAAGCTCTGCGCGCCCGACGAGGCGGTCGGCATTCTCATGACCCGTGAAACCGCCATGCTGCTTGGACCGGAATTCGTCATGGAACCGCTGGGCGCCCACGAAATCCGCGGAATCTCTGCCCCTATGGAAGTCTATAAACTGATCGGCAAGGCGGAAGCCTCAGGCCTATCCATGGCGCCGGCATCTCTTCCCATCCCTTCTTAA